One window of Cryptosporangium phraense genomic DNA carries:
- a CDS encoding methionine synthase produces the protein MPGTDVIEAVRTVLGELPDLPHLPELPGRGPGSDVIGRGASFLVELPVDLQPSGWRLVDRPGRDLRRALDLMERDLDALTEHAEGYTGPLKIQAAGVWTLAASVELHNGVAAVSDPGAVRDLASSLLDGLLAHLADVRRRVPGASIVLQLDEPSLPAVLAGRIKTPSGYGTLRRPEEVVVLESLTTLVEKLGVPVVFHCCAPDVPWGVFRRAGAVAVSADLTLWGPPDRWRTAAIDALGEELDAGLGLFAGVVPALAPTGLPRAELRKLSDPGASVEPVRTLWQRLGFDPTSLAQQVVTTPACGLAGATEDRAREVLTQVRAAGRTLVKDPEA, from the coding sequence ATGCCCGGTACCGATGTGATCGAGGCCGTGCGCACGGTGCTCGGCGAGCTGCCCGACCTGCCGCACCTGCCCGAGCTGCCGGGCCGCGGTCCCGGTTCGGACGTGATCGGCCGGGGCGCGTCGTTCCTGGTGGAACTCCCGGTCGACCTGCAGCCGTCCGGATGGCGGCTGGTCGACCGGCCCGGCCGGGACCTGCGCCGTGCGTTGGACCTGATGGAGCGCGATCTGGACGCGCTGACCGAGCACGCCGAGGGGTACACGGGGCCGCTCAAGATCCAGGCCGCCGGGGTGTGGACGCTGGCCGCGTCGGTCGAGCTGCACAACGGGGTGGCGGCCGTGTCGGACCCGGGGGCGGTGCGGGATCTGGCGTCGTCGTTGCTGGACGGGTTGCTGGCGCACCTGGCCGACGTGCGCCGGCGGGTGCCGGGGGCGTCGATCGTCCTGCAACTGGACGAGCCGTCGCTGCCCGCGGTGCTGGCCGGACGCATCAAGACGCCCAGCGGGTACGGGACGCTGCGCCGGCCCGAGGAGGTCGTCGTTCTCGAGTCGTTGACGACGCTGGTCGAGAAGCTCGGCGTGCCGGTGGTGTTCCACTGCTGCGCGCCGGACGTCCCGTGGGGGGTGTTCCGGCGGGCCGGGGCGGTCGCGGTGTCGGCGGATCTGACGCTCTGGGGGCCGCCGGACCGGTGGCGCACTGCGGCGATCGACGCGCTGGGCGAGGAGCTCGACGCCGGGCTCGGGCTGTTCGCCGGGGTGGTGCCTGCGCTGGCGCCCACCGGGCTTCCGCGAGCTGAACTGCGAAAACTGTCGGACCCGGGCGCTAGCGTCGAGCCCGTGCGGACGTTGTGGCAGCGCCTGGGTTTCGACCCGACGTCGCTGGCGCAGCAGGTGGTGACGACGCCGGCCTGCGGGCTGGCCGGCGCCACCGAAGACCGCGCGCGAGAAGTGCTGACGCAGGTCCGGGCAGCCGGGCGCACCCTCGTCAAGGATCCGGAGGCATGA
- the ligA gene encoding NAD-dependent DNA ligase LigA gives MSVDETAAPAEVRKQHDELAEEILGAQFAYYVSDAPTISDAEYDRMMRELEAIEEAHPDLRTPESPTQRVGGTFSTEFTAVDHLERMLSLDNAFSDDEVSEWAERVHREVGDDVHYLCELKIDGLAINLLYENGRLTRALTRGNGVTGEDVTLNIRTIADIPNVLSDDGGHDIPALVEVRGEVFFPVEAFGDLNASLVEAGKAPFANPRNAAAGSLRQKDPRVTASRPLRMLVHGIGAREGFALTRQSEAYERLKAWGLPTSSHYRVVNTLDEVRAYIANFGENRHSVEHEIDGVVVKIDEVAAQRRLGSTSRAPRWAIAFKYPPEEVNTKLLDIRVNVGRTGRVTPYGVMEPVLVSGSTVEMATLHNANEVRRKGVLIGDTVVLRKAGDVIPEIVGPVVDLRDGTEREFVMPTHCPECGTELRPMKEADVDIRCPNARSCPAQLRERIFFLASRSALDIEALGYEAAIALTHPDAPAKAPLQDEGDLFALTPEDLAEVAIKRVNKKTGDEELVPFFYTKGTPKVPSVPTKNTERFFAEIAAAKERPLWRVLVALSIRHVGPTAAQALARSFRSIDRIADAPAEELVGAEGVGPTIATAVHEWFAVDWHRAIVEKWRAAGVRLEEEAVDEGPRPLEGVTIVVTGSLEEFSRDSAKEEIQNRGGKVSGSVSKKTGFVVVGEAPGSKYDKAVQLKVPVLDEAGFRVLLSDGPDAAREIAAIGGPDEPEEAEA, from the coding sequence ATGAGCGTGGACGAGACAGCGGCACCGGCCGAGGTACGCAAGCAGCACGACGAGCTGGCCGAGGAGATCCTCGGGGCCCAGTTCGCGTACTACGTCTCCGACGCGCCGACGATCTCCGACGCCGAGTACGACCGGATGATGCGCGAGCTCGAGGCGATCGAGGAGGCGCACCCCGACCTGCGCACCCCCGAATCGCCGACGCAGCGGGTCGGCGGCACGTTCTCCACCGAATTCACCGCGGTCGACCACCTCGAGCGGATGCTCAGCCTCGACAACGCGTTCAGCGACGACGAGGTCAGCGAGTGGGCCGAGCGCGTCCACCGCGAGGTCGGCGACGACGTGCACTACCTGTGCGAGCTCAAGATCGACGGGCTCGCGATCAACCTGCTCTACGAGAACGGCCGCCTGACCCGGGCGCTGACCCGCGGCAACGGCGTCACCGGCGAAGACGTCACGCTCAACATCCGGACGATCGCCGACATCCCGAACGTGCTGTCCGACGACGGCGGGCACGACATCCCGGCGCTGGTCGAGGTCCGGGGCGAGGTGTTCTTCCCGGTCGAGGCGTTCGGTGACCTGAACGCGTCGCTGGTCGAGGCGGGCAAGGCCCCGTTCGCGAACCCGCGCAACGCGGCCGCCGGTTCGCTGCGCCAGAAGGACCCGCGGGTCACCGCGTCCCGGCCGCTGCGCATGCTCGTGCACGGCATCGGCGCCCGCGAGGGCTTCGCGCTGACCCGGCAGTCCGAGGCGTACGAGCGGCTCAAGGCCTGGGGCCTGCCGACCTCGTCGCACTACCGGGTCGTGAACACCCTCGACGAGGTGCGCGCCTACATCGCGAACTTCGGCGAGAACCGGCACTCGGTCGAGCACGAGATCGACGGCGTCGTCGTCAAGATCGACGAGGTCGCGGCCCAGCGGCGGCTCGGCTCGACGTCCCGGGCCCCGCGCTGGGCGATCGCGTTCAAGTACCCGCCGGAAGAGGTCAACACCAAGCTGCTCGACATCCGGGTGAACGTCGGGCGCACCGGGCGGGTCACACCGTACGGCGTGATGGAGCCGGTGCTGGTGTCCGGGTCCACGGTCGAGATGGCGACGCTGCACAACGCCAACGAGGTGCGCCGCAAGGGCGTCCTGATCGGCGACACGGTCGTGCTGCGCAAGGCCGGCGACGTGATCCCGGAGATCGTCGGCCCGGTCGTCGACCTGCGTGACGGCACCGAGCGCGAGTTCGTCATGCCGACGCACTGCCCCGAGTGCGGCACCGAGCTGCGTCCGATGAAGGAAGCCGACGTCGACATCCGGTGCCCGAACGCGCGGTCGTGCCCGGCCCAGCTCCGGGAGCGCATCTTCTTCCTGGCCAGCCGGTCGGCGCTCGACATCGAAGCGCTCGGCTACGAGGCCGCGATCGCGCTGACCCACCCCGACGCCCCGGCGAAGGCGCCCCTGCAAGACGAGGGCGACCTGTTCGCGCTCACCCCGGAAGACCTCGCCGAGGTGGCGATCAAGCGGGTGAACAAGAAGACCGGCGACGAGGAACTCGTGCCGTTCTTCTACACGAAGGGCACGCCGAAGGTCCCGTCGGTGCCCACGAAGAACACCGAGCGGTTCTTCGCCGAGATCGCCGCGGCCAAGGAGCGTCCGCTCTGGCGGGTCCTCGTCGCGCTGTCGATCCGGCACGTCGGGCCCACCGCCGCCCAGGCGCTGGCCCGGTCGTTCCGCTCGATCGACCGGATCGCCGACGCGCCGGCCGAGGAGCTGGTGGGCGCCGAGGGCGTCGGGCCGACGATCGCCACCGCCGTGCACGAGTGGTTCGCGGTCGACTGGCACCGGGCGATCGTCGAGAAGTGGCGCGCGGCCGGCGTCCGGCTCGAGGAGGAGGCGGTCGACGAGGGCCCGCGCCCGCTCGAGGGCGTCACGATCGTGGTGACCGGGTCGCTGGAGGAGTTCAGCCGGGACTCGGCCAAGGAAGAGATCCAGAACCGCGGCGGCAAGGTGTCGGGGTCGGTCTCGAAGAAGACCGGGTTCGTCGTCGTGGGGGAGGCGCCCGGGTCGAAGTACGACAAGGCGGTGCAGCTGAAGGTGCCGGTGCTCGACGAGGCCGGCTTCCGGGTGCTGCTGTCCGACGGCCCGGACGCGGCCCGGGAGATCGCCGCGATCGGCGGTCCCGACGAGCCGGAAGAAGCCGAGGCGTAG
- the arfB gene encoding alternative ribosome rescue aminoacyl-tRNA hydrolase ArfB, whose protein sequence is MPGPLKVRGSVVIPEAELYWRFSRSSGPGGQSVNTADSRVELSWDLEASSALGPVMKERARERLAGRLVDGVVTVAASEHRSQYRNRLAAEERLAALLSEAIAPPPRPRRPTRPSRGSVERRLSEKARRSQTKRLRRNNDD, encoded by the coding sequence ATGCCCGGGCCGTTGAAAGTTCGAGGCTCGGTCGTCATACCGGAGGCCGAGCTCTACTGGCGGTTCTCCCGGTCGAGCGGGCCCGGCGGGCAGTCGGTGAACACCGCGGACTCGCGGGTCGAGCTGTCCTGGGACCTGGAGGCCTCCTCGGCGCTCGGCCCGGTGATGAAGGAGCGCGCCCGCGAGCGGCTGGCCGGCCGGCTCGTCGACGGGGTCGTCACGGTCGCCGCGTCCGAGCACCGCTCGCAGTACCGGAACCGGCTGGCGGCCGAGGAGCGGCTCGCCGCCCTGCTCTCCGAGGCGATCGCGCCGCCGCCGCGTCCGCGCCGGCCGACCCGGCCGAGCCGCGGTTCGGTCGAGCGCCGGTTGAGCGAGAAGGCCCGGCGCTCGCAGACCAAGCGCCTGCGCCGTAACAACGACGATTGA
- a CDS encoding SDR family oxidoreductase: MRVVIAGGHGKIALRLERLLSSDGDQPVGIIRNPDHAADVEAAGAEAVVLDLEKASVDEVAAVVRGADAVVFAAGAGPGSGAARKDTVDRGAAALLADAAEAAGVDRYLMVSAIGVEKDPPAGTDAVYSAYLKAKRAADHDLMNRKLAWTIIRPGGLTDEPGTGRVALDVEVERGSISRDDVAEVLLAALRRPFTAGLALELVEGTVPIVPALTDAAGDRI; encoded by the coding sequence ATGCGAGTCGTCATAGCGGGTGGGCACGGGAAGATCGCACTGCGGCTCGAGCGGTTGCTGAGCTCGGACGGAGACCAGCCGGTCGGCATCATCCGAAATCCCGATCACGCCGCCGACGTCGAAGCGGCGGGAGCCGAGGCCGTCGTCCTCGACCTGGAGAAGGCCTCGGTCGACGAGGTCGCCGCGGTCGTCCGGGGCGCCGACGCGGTCGTGTTCGCGGCCGGGGCCGGCCCGGGAAGCGGCGCGGCCCGCAAGGACACGGTCGACCGCGGAGCGGCCGCCCTGCTCGCCGACGCCGCCGAGGCGGCCGGCGTCGACCGGTACCTCATGGTGTCGGCGATCGGCGTTGAGAAAGACCCGCCGGCGGGCACCGACGCCGTCTACTCGGCCTACCTGAAGGCCAAGCGGGCGGCCGACCACGACCTGATGAACCGCAAGCTGGCCTGGACGATCATCCGCCCGGGTGGCCTCACCGACGAGCCCGGCACCGGCCGGGTCGCGCTCGACGTCGAAGTGGAGCGCGGTTCGATCTCCCGCGACGACGTCGCCGAGGTCCTGCTAGCGGCCCTGCGCCGTCCGTTCACCGCCGGGCTGGCGCTGGAACTGGTCGAGGGCACGGTCCCGATCGTTCCGGCTCTGACCGACGCGGCCGGCGACCGCATCTGA
- the gatC gene encoding Asp-tRNA(Asn)/Glu-tRNA(Gln) amidotransferase subunit GatC: protein MPAISREEVAHLARLARLAVTDDELDTFAGQLDVILGSVARVSEVAADDIPPTSHAVPLTNVLREDVVRPSIDREMVLLAAPAAEDGRFRVPRILTEEE, encoded by the coding sequence ATGCCCGCCATCTCCCGCGAGGAGGTCGCGCACCTCGCCCGGCTTGCCCGGCTCGCGGTCACCGACGACGAACTGGACACGTTCGCCGGCCAGCTCGACGTGATCCTCGGCTCGGTCGCCCGGGTCAGCGAGGTCGCCGCCGACGACATCCCGCCGACCAGCCACGCGGTGCCGCTCACCAACGTGCTCCGGGAAGACGTGGTCCGGCCCTCCATCGACCGGGAGATGGTGCTGCTCGCCGCCCCCGCGGCCGAGGACGGGCGATTTCGCGTCCCGCGCATCCTGACCGAGGAGGAGTGA
- the gatA gene encoding Asp-tRNA(Asn)/Glu-tRNA(Gln) amidotransferase subunit GatA, producing MSEELTRLTAADLATKIAGGDVSAVEVTRAHLDRIRAVDGDVNAFLVVDDDGALAAAEAVDLDIANGEPRSALAGVPLALKDVVVTRGLQTTSGSKILEGWIPPYDATITRKMREAGIVILGKTNMDEFAMGSSTENSAFGASHNPWALDRTPGGSSGGSSAAVAAFEAPISIGTDTGGSIRQPAAVTGIVGHKPTYGGVSRYGLIAFSSSLDQAGPFGRTVLDTALLHEVIGGYDHCDSTSLNVPVPPVVAAAREGAHGDLAGLTVGVVKELGGDGYEPGVEAAAKTAYAKLEEMGAKVVEVSCPHFGYALAAYYLIAPSEASSNLARFDAVRYGLRVGDDGVRDLEEVMSLTREAGFGPEVKRRIMIGTYALSSGYYDAYYGQAQKVRTLIGRDFAAAFETCDVLVSPPTPTTAFKLGERVDDPMAMYAADLCTLPASLAGLPAISVPVGLATAPGTTENLPVGLQIMAPALADDRCYRVAAAVEAALGVLSDKTPLLGGAK from the coding sequence ATGTCCGAGGAGCTCACCCGCCTCACCGCGGCCGACCTGGCCACGAAGATCGCCGGCGGCGACGTCTCGGCCGTCGAGGTCACCCGCGCGCACCTCGACCGCATCCGCGCCGTCGACGGTGACGTCAACGCGTTCCTGGTGGTCGACGACGACGGCGCGCTCGCCGCCGCCGAGGCCGTCGACCTCGACATTGCCAACGGTGAGCCGCGAAGCGCGCTGGCCGGCGTCCCGCTGGCGTTGAAGGACGTGGTCGTCACCCGCGGCCTGCAGACGACCTCGGGATCGAAGATCCTCGAAGGCTGGATCCCGCCGTACGACGCGACGATCACGCGCAAGATGCGCGAGGCCGGGATCGTCATCCTGGGCAAGACCAACATGGACGAGTTCGCGATGGGGTCGTCCACCGAGAACTCCGCGTTCGGCGCGAGCCACAACCCGTGGGCGCTCGACCGGACGCCCGGCGGGTCGTCCGGCGGGTCCAGCGCCGCGGTCGCCGCGTTCGAGGCGCCGATCTCGATCGGCACCGACACCGGTGGGTCGATCCGGCAGCCGGCCGCGGTCACCGGCATCGTCGGGCACAAGCCGACGTACGGCGGCGTGTCCCGGTACGGGCTGATCGCGTTCTCGTCCTCGCTCGACCAGGCCGGTCCGTTCGGCCGCACGGTGCTCGACACCGCGCTGCTGCACGAGGTCATCGGCGGCTACGACCACTGCGACTCCACCAGCCTGAACGTGCCGGTCCCGCCGGTGGTGGCCGCGGCTCGCGAGGGTGCGCACGGCGACCTGGCCGGGCTGACCGTCGGCGTCGTCAAGGAACTCGGCGGCGACGGGTACGAGCCCGGCGTCGAAGCGGCCGCGAAAACCGCCTACGCCAAGCTCGAGGAGATGGGCGCGAAGGTCGTCGAGGTCTCCTGCCCGCACTTCGGGTACGCGCTGGCCGCCTATTACCTCATCGCGCCGAGCGAGGCGTCGTCCAACCTGGCCCGTTTCGACGCGGTCCGGTACGGCCTGCGGGTCGGCGACGACGGCGTCCGCGACCTCGAAGAGGTCATGTCGCTGACCCGCGAGGCCGGGTTCGGGCCCGAGGTCAAGCGGCGCATCATGATCGGCACGTACGCGCTGAGCTCCGGTTACTACGACGCGTACTACGGCCAGGCGCAGAAGGTCCGCACGCTGATCGGCCGCGACTTCGCGGCCGCGTTCGAGACCTGCGACGTGCTGGTCAGCCCGCCGACGCCGACGACCGCGTTCAAGCTGGGCGAGCGCGTCGACGACCCGATGGCGATGTACGCGGCCGACCTGTGCACGCTGCCGGCGTCGCTGGCCGGGCTGCCGGCGATCTCGGTGCCGGTCGGGCTGGCGACCGCCCCGGGCACCACCGAGAACCTGCCGGTCGGCCTGCAGATCATGGCGCCGGCGCTGGCCGACGACCGGTGCTACCGGGTCGCGGCCGCGGTCGAGGCCGCGCTGGGTGTGCTCTCCGACAAGACTCCGCTGCTGGGGGGTGCGAAGTGA
- the gatB gene encoding Asp-tRNA(Asn)/Glu-tRNA(Gln) amidotransferase subunit GatB: protein MTVTAVGFDEVTTRYEPVIGLETHVELGTNTKMFCGCATTFGAEPNTQVCPVCLGLPGSLPVVNAAAVEATIRIGLALNCSIATWCRFARKNYFYPDMPKNYQISQYDEPICVDGYLDVDVDGETVRVEIERVHMEEDTGKTLHVGGATGRIHGATHSLVDFNRAGIPLVEIVTKPVTGTGARAPEVARAYVTALRDVIRGLDVSDVRMEQGSMRCDVNTSLNRPGEPWGTRTETKNVNSLRSVERAVRSEMIRQAGLLDSGAKIKQETRHFHEDTGETTPGRSKEEATDYRYFPEPDLVPLAPDVAWVEELKKTLPEPPAERRKRIQQAWGLNDHDWASVVNAGAVELIQSTIDAGTSPEAARKWWMGELARKANETGTELESLPIAPAQVAEVQALVDAGRINDKLARQVLDGVLAGEGTPEEVVAARGLEVVSDTGALGAAVDDAIAANPDVAEKIRSGKVAAAGALVGAVMKATKGQADAKTVRELIIQKLS, encoded by the coding sequence GTGACGGTCACCGCGGTCGGCTTCGACGAGGTGACGACGAGGTACGAGCCGGTGATCGGGCTCGAGACCCACGTCGAGTTGGGTACGAACACGAAGATGTTCTGCGGCTGCGCGACCACGTTCGGCGCCGAGCCGAACACCCAGGTCTGCCCGGTGTGCCTGGGCCTCCCGGGCTCGCTGCCGGTCGTGAACGCGGCCGCGGTCGAGGCGACGATCCGGATCGGGCTCGCGCTCAACTGTTCGATCGCGACCTGGTGCCGGTTCGCGCGGAAGAACTACTTCTACCCCGACATGCCGAAGAACTACCAGATCAGCCAGTACGACGAGCCGATCTGCGTCGACGGCTACCTCGACGTCGACGTCGACGGCGAGACGGTGCGGGTCGAGATCGAGCGCGTCCACATGGAGGAAGACACCGGCAAGACGCTGCACGTCGGCGGCGCGACCGGGCGCATCCACGGGGCCACGCACTCGCTGGTCGACTTCAACCGGGCCGGGATCCCGCTGGTCGAGATCGTGACCAAGCCGGTCACCGGCACCGGCGCCCGCGCGCCCGAGGTGGCTCGCGCGTACGTCACCGCGCTGCGTGACGTCATCCGCGGCCTGGACGTCTCCGACGTCCGGATGGAGCAGGGCTCGATGCGGTGCGACGTGAACACGTCGCTGAACCGCCCCGGGGAGCCCTGGGGGACGCGCACCGAGACGAAGAACGTCAACTCGCTGCGGTCGGTCGAGCGGGCGGTGCGGTCGGAGATGATCCGGCAGGCCGGCCTGCTCGACAGCGGCGCGAAGATCAAGCAGGAGACCCGGCACTTCCATGAAGACACCGGCGAGACGACGCCCGGGCGGAGCAAGGAGGAGGCGACCGACTACCGGTACTTCCCCGAGCCCGACCTGGTGCCGCTGGCGCCGGACGTCGCCTGGGTGGAGGAGCTGAAGAAGACGCTGCCGGAACCGCCGGCCGAGCGTCGGAAGCGGATCCAGCAGGCCTGGGGGCTCAACGACCACGACTGGGCCTCGGTGGTGAACGCCGGTGCGGTCGAGCTGATCCAGTCGACGATCGACGCCGGGACGTCGCCGGAGGCGGCCCGGAAGTGGTGGATGGGCGAGCTGGCCCGGAAGGCCAACGAGACCGGCACCGAACTCGAGTCGCTGCCGATCGCTCCGGCCCAGGTGGCCGAGGTCCAGGCCCTGGTGGACGCGGGACGGATCAACGACAAGCTGGCCCGTCAGGTGCTCGACGGCGTGCTGGCCGGCGAGGGCACGCCGGAGGAGGTCGTGGCCGCGCGCGGTCTCGAGGTCGTGAGTGACACCGGGGCGCTGGGCGCCGCGGTCGACGACGCGATCGCGGCCAACCCGGACGTGGCCGAGAAGATCCGCAGCGGGAAGGTCGCGGCGGCCGGCGCCCTGGTCGGCGCGGTCATGAAGGCCACCAAGGGCCAGGCCGACGCCAAGACCGTCCGCGAACTCATCATCCAGAAATTGTCCTGA
- a CDS encoding aminotransferase class V-fold PLP-dependent enzyme, which produces MDLDTVRKQFTPDPGFFNTASLGAPPRVTVDAVRDAIDAWSHGRATAGDFDVSVVGAREAFARIAGVPAASVAAGSTVSPLVGLIAAAVPTGAEVLVADDDFTSLLFPFAAQGRLNLRSVPLASIAAEVRNSTALVAVSAVQSADGALVDLPALRSAVEASGAQLLLDTTQATGWLPLDLSWVDYVVCGAYKWLLSPRGSSFLVVRPDRVDSLVPHAANWYAGADIWASIYGLPLRLAPDARRFDTSPAWFSWVGTATSLQLLADLDPDEIHAHNVAMANRLRTGLGLPDGNSAIVSVPMDSAGQERLRAAGIRTAIRAGAVRFSCHLYTTPEDVDLALRTISG; this is translated from the coding sequence GTGGACCTCGATACGGTGCGGAAACAGTTCACCCCGGACCCCGGCTTCTTCAACACGGCGAGCCTCGGCGCTCCCCCGCGCGTCACGGTCGACGCCGTGCGCGACGCGATCGACGCCTGGTCGCACGGGCGGGCGACCGCCGGGGACTTCGACGTCTCGGTGGTCGGCGCCCGGGAGGCGTTCGCGCGCATCGCCGGGGTGCCGGCGGCGTCGGTGGCCGCCGGGTCGACGGTCTCGCCGCTGGTCGGGCTGATCGCCGCCGCGGTGCCGACCGGGGCCGAGGTGCTGGTCGCCGACGACGACTTCACGTCGCTGCTGTTCCCGTTCGCCGCGCAGGGCCGCCTGAACCTCCGGTCGGTGCCCCTGGCGTCGATCGCGGCCGAGGTGCGGAACTCGACCGCGCTGGTGGCCGTGTCGGCGGTGCAGTCGGCGGACGGGGCGCTGGTGGACCTGCCCGCGCTCCGGTCGGCCGTCGAAGCCTCGGGCGCCCAGTTGCTGCTCGACACGACCCAGGCGACCGGCTGGCTGCCGCTGGATCTGTCCTGGGTCGACTACGTCGTGTGCGGCGCCTACAAGTGGCTGCTGTCCCCGCGCGGGAGCTCGTTCCTCGTCGTCCGCCCGGACCGGGTCGACTCGCTGGTGCCGCACGCGGCCAACTGGTACGCCGGGGCCGACATCTGGGCGTCGATCTACGGCCTGCCGCTGCGCCTCGCGCCGGACGCCCGCCGCTTCGACACCTCGCCGGCCTGGTTCTCGTGGGTGGGTACGGCTACGTCACTGCAACTTCTCGCCGACCTCGATCCGGACGAGATCCACGCTCACAACGTGGCCATGGCGAACCGCCTCCGGACGGGCCTGGGACTGCCCGACGGCAACTCGGCGATCGTCTCGGTGCCGATGGATTCGGCCGGCCAGGAGCGGCTGCGCGCCGCCGGTATCCGTACCGCGATACGGGCGGGCGCAGTCCGCTTCTCCTGCCACCTCTACACGACGCCCGAAGACGTCGACCTGGCCCTCAGGACAATTTCTGGATGA
- a CDS encoding carboxymuconolactone decarboxylase family protein — protein MLAPLEPPYPPDVARFLEKWMPPGFDAPPLALFRLFAVHQELCDRVRPMASGLLNHGLLPAADRELLILRTTAALGAEYEWGIHAVVQAPAAGVGEAALHATVHGSPDDFDDPPLIRAADELLAGSLTAATVTALARTPEQIIEIVLVVGWYRTLSTLIRTADLALEEWAARFPRPVGPRMAR, from the coding sequence ATGCTGGCCCCGCTGGAACCGCCGTACCCGCCGGACGTGGCGCGATTCCTGGAGAAGTGGATGCCGCCGGGGTTCGACGCCCCGCCGTTGGCGCTCTTCCGGCTCTTCGCCGTTCACCAGGAGCTGTGTGACCGGGTCCGGCCGATGGCGTCCGGGCTGCTCAACCATGGTCTGCTGCCGGCCGCCGACCGGGAGCTGCTGATCCTGCGGACGACGGCCGCGCTCGGCGCCGAGTACGAGTGGGGCATCCACGCCGTCGTGCAGGCGCCCGCGGCCGGGGTGGGCGAGGCGGCGCTGCACGCCACGGTCCACGGCTCGCCGGACGATTTCGACGACCCGCCGTTGATCCGGGCCGCGGACGAGTTGCTCGCCGGATCCCTCACCGCGGCGACGGTGACCGCGCTGGCGAGGACGCCGGAACAGATCATCGAGATCGTCCTGGTCGTCGGCTGGTACCGGACGCTCTCCACGCTCATTCGGACGGCGGACCTGGCGCTCGAGGAGTGGGCCGCGCGATTTCCCCGGCCAGTTGGACCCCGAATGGCCCGGTGA
- a CDS encoding winged helix-turn-helix transcriptional regulator, protein MTPLPGKPVRGSTTGRPVMALLDLLGRRWTLRILWELRTDAQGFRALQRACDGMSPTVLATRLTELREAGLVATDEVNRLTPLGDQLMAALGPLNDFANIWADELQPPATPPRDKRSW, encoded by the coding sequence ATGACTCCGCTGCCCGGGAAACCTGTTCGTGGGTCGACGACCGGGCGGCCGGTCATGGCGCTGCTCGACCTGCTCGGGCGCCGCTGGACGCTCCGGATCCTGTGGGAGCTGCGCACCGACGCCCAGGGCTTCCGCGCACTGCAGAGGGCCTGCGACGGCATGAGCCCGACCGTGCTCGCGACCCGGCTGACCGAGCTGCGCGAGGCCGGCCTGGTCGCGACCGACGAGGTCAACCGCCTGACCCCGCTCGGCGACCAACTGATGGCCGCCCTGGGGCCCCTGAACGACTTCGCGAACATCTGGGCCGACGAACTGCAACCGCCGGCCACCCCACCGCGTGACAAGAGGTCGTGGTGA
- a CDS encoding RNA polymerase sigma factor has protein sequence MTRESEFDDFYARHFPGIGTQIAAYLGDRAEAEDITQEAFARAWRRWPRLSGYADPAAWVRTVAYRLAVSRWRRARVAFAHRRQQRAEPVPPPDPEWLDLVRALATLPPAQRRAVVLHYLGDLSVDEIAAREKVAAGTVKSWLHRARGRLATQLGPDEIAHRERVSRDY, from the coding sequence GTGACCCGTGAGAGCGAGTTCGACGACTTCTACGCCCGGCACTTCCCGGGCATCGGCACGCAGATCGCGGCCTATCTGGGCGACCGGGCCGAGGCCGAAGACATCACCCAGGAGGCGTTCGCGCGGGCCTGGCGGCGGTGGCCACGCCTCTCCGGCTACGCCGACCCGGCCGCCTGGGTGCGCACCGTCGCCTACCGGCTGGCGGTGAGCCGGTGGCGGCGGGCCCGGGTCGCGTTCGCGCACCGCCGCCAGCAACGGGCCGAGCCGGTGCCGCCACCTGATCCGGAGTGGCTCGACCTGGTCCGGGCGCTGGCCACGCTGCCGCCGGCGCAGCGTCGGGCGGTCGTCCTGCACTACCTGGGCGATCTGTCGGTCGACGAGATCGCCGCGCGGGAGAAGGTCGCGGCCGGGACGGTCAAGTCCTGGCTCCACCGGGCCCGCGGACGCCTGGCCACGCAGTTGGGTCCCGACGAGATCGCGCACCGAGAGAGGGTGTCCCGTGACTACTGA